One Xyrauchen texanus isolate HMW12.3.18 chromosome 2, RBS_HiC_50CHRs, whole genome shotgun sequence genomic window carries:
- the LOC127617797 gene encoding histone H2B-like has protein sequence MPEPAKSAPKKGSKKAVTKTAGKGGKKRRKSRKESYAIYVYKVLKQVHPDTGISSKAMGIMNSFVNDIFERIGGEASRLAHYNKRSTITSREIQTAVRLLLPGELAKHAVSEGTKAVTKYTSSK, from the coding sequence ATGCCTGAACCAGCCAAATCCGCCCCGAAGAAGGGATCTAAGAAGGCCGTCACAAAGACCGCCGGTAAGGGAGGAAAGAAGCGCAGAAAGTCCAGGAAGGAGAGTTACGCTATCTACGTGTATAAAGTCCTGAAACAGGTTCATCCTGACACCGGGATCTCTTCCAAGGCGATGGGAATCATGAACTCTTTCGTCAACGACATCTTCGAGCGCATCGGCGGTGAAGCGTCTCGTCTCGCTCACTACAACAAGCGCTCCACCATCACATCGAGAGAGATCCAGACCGCCGTGCGTCTGCTGCTGCCCGGTGAACTGGCCAAACACGCCGTGTCTGAGGGCACAAAGGCCGTCACCAAATACACCAGCTCCAAGTAG